Within Epilithonimonas zeae, the genomic segment TACTGTTTCTTTGGATAATTCGTCGATATTTCCACCAATACTACTGTACAATATTTTTAATTCAGCGGGCAAAACGCAATTCAATCTTTCCTCTAGCTTATCAAATTCTTTAATTTCCAAACCTTTTGATTGATGAAAACCAGAGAGCGAAGTGATCCAATTTGACATTTTCTCCAAATCATTATCATCTGCTCTTTTATTCTTCAGCGCGTTTGGCGTATTAGCTATTAAATCGTCTATTCTTTTACTCATAATGATTTAAAAAAATTAACAACCATAGATCTGAACCCTTTGGATAATATAGGACGGATCTGTCCTTATTTGAAAACTCCCTATCCATAAGTTTTATGCTATTCTCTTGTTTTTACTGCTATAAATATATGTTTTTTTAATTTTTGTAAATAATCGTACGTTTGAAGAAAAACAATTTAAGCATCACCGTATCAAACATAAAAAAACAAGGTTGGAATATTAACAGAGATAATATATTTGTAAAAACAAACTACTCACTCAACACTACTAATAACTATGAAAACTTTAATCAAACAAAAATATTTTGATGGAAACATTGCAGAAGTTGAAACATATATCTCAATTATTGATTAAAGTTTATGACAGAAAAATTGACTTTATCACAACTCCGTTTTTTGACATTAGAAAGTCAAGGATTAACAAAGTCGTACCCTTTTGGAAAAGGTAAAGATGCCGTTCTTAAAGCACTTGAACGTCTCGGATATTTACAAATTGACACTTTATCGATTGTTGAAAGAGCTCATCATCACACACTTTGGACAAGAATTCCCGATTATAAAACGGAATATTTAGAAGAATTAGCAGAAGAACGCAAACTATTTGAATATTGGTTTCATGCTGCTTCATATCTACCAATGAAAGATTTCCGTTTTGCTTTACCTCGAATGCTGGAAGTGAAACAAAGTGAAACTCATTATTACAATGCAGACCCCAAAGTGATGAAATATGTTTTAGATACTATTCGTTATGAGGGTCCAAAAAAAGCAAAAGATTTTGAAAATGAAACTCAAAAGTCAGGAAGCTGGTGGAGTTGGAAACCTACAAAAATAGCCCTTGAAAGACTTTTTTTACAAGGTGACCTAATGATCTCCAGCAGAAAAGGAATGCAAAAAACATATGACCTTACAGAAAATGTTTTACCACAAACAATTAATACAATCATACCAACTGACCTCGAATTTGCAGAATATTTAGTAAAGACATATCTGAATGGTTACGGATTTACAACCACAAAACAAATTACACATCTTAAAAAAGGGGAATTAATCAGAAAAAACATTGATAAAGTACTGAAATCAATGCTTGAAGAGGGAACGATACAACAAGTAAATATTGAAAATACACCTCCCGTATTTGTTCAAAAATGTTTACTAGAAAGAACAAACAAAAAAATTTCAAATATCAGGTTATTATCACCATTTGACAATTCAATCATTCATCGTGACAGAATAAAACAATTTTTCGATTTTGATTATAAAATTGAATGTTATATACCCAAAGAAAAACGACAATTCGGATATTTTTGTTTACCAATATTATTTGGAGACACCTTTATCGGTCGAGTCGATTGTAAAGCCCACAGAAAAGAAAAAGTATTTGAACTCATACATCTGCACATTGAAACTACTAATATTGATATTGAATTATGGAAAGAACAATTTATGGAAGTTTTAAAATCATTTGCCATTTTTAATGGTTGTGAACATATCAAATTAACAAAAGTTAATCCGACAAAACTGACAAAATTATTAACCTAAAAAAAGCCAAACGCATAGCTGTAGTTTGATAATTGAACCTACAATGAAAACAACCCAAATCTTCGATTTCTATTGAACTTTTGTGCTGAAAATCCCGCCTTCGGCAAACTCACAACGTTGACACACAAAATTCAGCAAGTTTCGGATTTTATGACAGCGATATTGTTATGACATTTGTGATATAAATTCAGAAGGATGAATGAGCAACAACAAATCAATTACCAAAGAATTGCCGAAGCAATAGAATATATAAAATCCAACTTCAAAACACAACCTAACCTGGATGAAGTTGCGGAACAGGTGCATTTAAGCCCGTTTCATTTTCAACGATTGTTCAGCGATTGGGCAGGTACAACACCCAAAAAGTTCCTGCAATATATCAGCATTGAGCACGCTAAAAAACTGCTGAAAGACCAGCAGGCTACCCTTTTTGATACAGCTTTTGAAACTGGACTTTCGGGCACCGGACGATTGCACGATCTATTTATCAACATTGAGGGAATGACACCTGCGGAATACAAAAACGGAGGCAAAAACCTTTGCATCAATTACAGTTTTGCCGAAAGCCCTTTTGGAAACCTGATTGTGGCTTCTACGCAAAAAGGCGTTTGTTATATAGCATTTGACAATGATGAAAGCAAAGCATTGAACGATTTAAAACAAAAATTTCCCAACGCAACTTTTCAAAGAAAATTGGATTGGATGCAACAAAATGCTTTGTTTATTTTTCAAAACGACTGGAGCAAATTACCCGAAATAAAATTGCATTTGAAAGGCACCGATTTCCAACTAAAAGTTTGGGAAACACTTTTGAAAATTCCAATGGGACAACTCTCTACATACGGCAATATTGCTGAACAAATTGGCAATGCAAATGCTTCCAGAGCCGTTGGTACAGCTATCGGAAGCAACCCTGTTGCATTTCTCATTCCTTGTCATCGTATTATTCAATCTTCCGGAAACATTGGCGGTTATATGTGGGGCAACACAAGAAAGACCGCTATCATCGGTTGGGAAAGTGCGAAGACACATACTTTGGAAATATAGCAAGTTTCGGGTTTCTTCCCACAACACATATTCCATTCTTTGCAACAGAATTTTAAAACAAAAAACAATGCAAAGATTTAAAGACAAATGTGCACTTATCACTGGCGGAACAAACGGAATGGGATTTGCCACAGCCCAACAATTTATCAATGAAAATGGTAAAGTAATCATCACAGGGCGAAGTGCCGAAACGGTAAACAAAGCGGTAGAACAATTAGGGCAAAATGCCTTCGGCATTGTATCCAATGCAGGAAGTATGCAAGACATTTTTCGCTTGCAGGAACAAGTGAAAGAACACACAGAAAACATTGATGTTCTTTTTGTGAATGCGGGTTACGGAAAATTTGCTTCTGTGGAAAATGCAGATGGAGCTCATTTTGATGAGTTGTTCAATATGTTAGTAAAGGGAACATTTTTTACCGTTCAACAAATGTTGCCTTTAATGAGAAACGGAAGTGCAATTATCTTAAACACATCTTTTGTAACAGAAGTAGGAACAGCCAATTTTTCCGTTTATTCAGCTGCAAAATCAGCCGTACAATCTTTCATCAAAACTTTTGCTGCGGACCTTACGGGAAAAGGTATCCGCGTGAACGGTATTAGTCCCGGACATATCAAAACCAACATTTTCAATAATACAGGTCTAAATGCCGAACAAATTGACGGAGCAATACAAAATATCGTTCCTGCAATACCGCTCAAAAGGCTGGGCGAACCTTCGGAAATTGCCAGTGCCGTACTATTTCTTGCTTCGGAGGAAGCCTCATATATACACGGAACGGAATTAACGGTGGACGCAGGAATTTCAGTTATAAAATGATAAATCAAAAGTTGCAAAATACACACAACTATTCAAAAATAGGAAAAGGTAATTAACGTAGAGTATGCAGATTTTATTACTATCAAGACAAAACCAAAATCTATTGCATAGAATAATTATTTCTAAAATTTATAGATAATTAGGAAATTTATTTTATTCGTCTGTGTCAAATCAAATTGTAACGCATTTATCAACTGGGAACAAATGATGAATTACAACTATTGATAAAGAAAATATCTATTCCGAAGACGAAGACAATGATAAATATTTTTCTAATTTTCGTACATTTATAGAAATTGCATTGAATAATAATTTAAGTGTAATTTCACAGTGAAAATATGCTAATAAATAGCAAATGGATATGATTTTCAACTTGAACTAATATGACAACAGTAATAGCAATTATATTATTTTTAATTTTCCTGTTTATTTCCTCAATTCACTTTTATTGGGCATTTGGAGGAAAATGGGGAAGCAATGCCGTACTTCCTACCAAAGACGATGGCATAAAAGTTTTAAACCCCTCCATTTTATCAACAGTCATTGTTGCGGTTGGCTTATTGGGTTTTGGACTTTTCATTTTAGTAATGTCAGGACTAATAACTTTTAACATACCTCAATGGCTTTCTGAATATGGACTTTGGATTATAGCAAGCATATTTACATTGAGAGCAATTGGAGATTTTAATTATGTTGGTTTTTTTAAGCAAATAAAACAAACAAAATTTGGCAAAAATGATACAAAATATTTTTCACCTTTATGCTTGACAATTGGAATACTGACAATAATTTTAGCACTGACAAAATAAAAACTACCGCTAAAAAGGGTTTAGTCTCACTGATTTTCAATTATCAAAAGCGGGTTGAAGTGCTTCGATTGAACATTTGTACAAAATTCAACAGCAGTAATTGTCTATGCCGAATCTTCAATTTCTATTGAACTTTTGGGCTAGAAATTCCCACCTGCGGTAAGTCTCGAAACGTTAACTGACATTTTAGAAAAAAAACACAACAAAAAATAAAACTTAGAAAAAATAAAACTCAATGGACAAATACATAATTTCTTCTGACTCAAGCAACATTCATTATAAAGAAACGGCGCAAAATAATGACCACATTACTTTAGTGTTTGTACACGGATGGCTTGGAAATAGTAATTGGTGGAATGAACAGGAAAAATATTTTAAGCAAACATACAATATCTTACAGATAGATTTAGGCGGACACGGGAAATCCGATAAATCAAGAAAAAATTGGACAAGTGGACAATATACGGATGATATAAAAGCAGTTGTAAATCAACTTGATTCACCAGAAATTATTCTTGTTGGACATTCTATGTCCGGAGCATATGTAGTTGAAGCAAGCATTGATCTGCCTCAAGTAAAAGCTATTATTCTAGTTGACACTCTAAAAGATTTAGATCAGGAATTCACTCCGGAACAAGCAGAACAGTTTATGTTCAGTAGTTATAGACAAGACTTTAAATCTGCTGTTGAAAATCTTCTTCCACAATATCTTTTTGTCGAGAAAACTCCGGAACATATAAAAAAGCAACTTCAATCAGAATTTTTACAAAACGAATCTGATCTTGCCATAAATGCTCTTCGCCCACTATACGAAATGGACATTCGTAAACTTGCAAAGCAGGTTAATATCCCTGTAAGAGCAATTAACTCTGATGCTTCACCCACAAATATTAAAAATAACAGAAAGTATTTTAAAAACTATGATTACAAAATCATAGCGGAAACCGGACATTACCCAATGCTTGAAAAGCCAGCTGAGTTTAATCAATTATTAAATGAAGTAATCAACGAACTGAAATAATAAAGATTAAAAACGTCAGCTAATCGACTTGGCAAGATGCGAGATGAATAATAATTTGTTTCCAATCTGGAAAGAAAATGCAAAAAGCTAATTTAAGCATTTTCTTTCCAGACATTAGATCTTATATATTTTCCATTGACTCTGGTGAATAATTTATATTTTATTTAATTATTGATTTTTAGAGTGTTTACAGCAAATTCCTATTTTCCATAAGATAGGCTAAAGCTTCTTTTACAGTTTTTTCCGGGCTTTTAGGATTAAAACCCAACTCATTTCTGGCTTTGGAAATATCGAAGTTCTGCTGTAATCCTGAAAACATTGCAATGTCTTTAACGCTTAATACCGGAGGTTTTCCACTGATTTTAGCTGAAAGTTCCATTACACCTGCAATTACATACAGGACAAATTTAGGAACAGAACCAGGCACTTTGATTTTCAGTTCCGGATAAAGCTTTTGAGCCAGTTTGGTAGTATCGGTAATGGTCATACATTTTTCGTTGGCTAAAATATAACGCTCTCCGGATCGCCCTTTTTCTGCGGCAAGATAGCAACCTTCCGCAACATCTTTTACATCTACCCAATTCAGCGTTATTTTGGTATCCATCGGTATTTGCTTGTTTAAAATTAATCCCAGTACGCCATACGATACATTCAACGGAAGAAATGCTTCACTACCAATCATTGCTCCGGGCATTACGGACACCAATTCAATTCCTAATTCTTTAGCGAGCTGAAAAGCCAGCTTTTCGCCATCATTCTTAGAATTATAATACATATCTCTTCTGTCCGGGTTGTATCCATTACTCTCTTTAGTAGGGAGATTGGTATAATCTAAAGCTGCGATGGAACTCACATACACAATTCTTTTTACCCCCGCTTCAGCAGCGGCTTCGATCGTATTACGCGTCCCGTTCATATTGACATCGTAGATTTCCTTTTTAGGATCTTTGGCCCACAATTTAAATGAAGCACCCACAGCATAAAATGTATGAACTCCCTGGAGAGCCTTTACAAATGAAACTTTGTCGGTGATATCTGCCTGAACCACTTCACAGTCCAAATCTTTAAAACAGTCCTTATTTTTGATGTTACGAACGGACGCACGAACCTGAAATCCTTTTTTGATGAGTAACCTTACCAGATTGTTACCTAAATGTCCATTTGCTCCGGACACTAATACTAAATTCTTACTTGTCATTTTATTGATTTTAAATACTACTGCAAAGTTCATCCTTGCTTATTCAAAATCACTTCACAAATGTTACTTAAAAATCTGTTTGCGGATACGGCTCAAACTTTTAGGGTTCATCCCCAGAAAAGAAGCGATATACTGCATTGGAACATTATGCAACAACTCAGGATGTTCTGTCATTAATTTTAAATAGCGTTTTTCTGCGGTAAGTGTTGCCAGTTCTTTCGCCCGTTTCTCATTGTAGGATAACGATTTCTGAAACACAAAAAAACTGAAATCTTTAAATGCAGGACTTTTTTGAGTAAGCAGATCAAGATCTTCCTTTGTAATACGTAAAAGTTCACAATCGGTAATACATTCCAGATTTTCATCCGATCGGGTCTGATTTGTAAAGTTGGAATAAGAAGTAATAAAACCCGGAGGACAATTGATATGCGTGGTTACCTCATCACCTTTATCATTGTAATGAAACAGCCGTACAAAGCCTGAAACCACAAAATATAAATATTGAGGAACTTTTCCCTCTTCTTCAATCACTCTGTTTTTGGGATACAGGACGGGTGGATGTACTAATTTAGCTTCCAGTTAAAGTTAAGCATAAAACCTTAATTTTAACCTATGAAAGGAGAGCGAAAAATCTACGATCCTGCTTTTAAAACCAAAGCTGTTGAGCTAAGCAAAGAACGAACTAATGTGTCAGAACTCGCAAGGGAGCTGGGAATCGCAGTCACGCTGCTTTACAAATGGCGTAAGGAGTACGAAGAATTTGGAGAAAGAAGTTTTCCAGGGAATGGAAAACTGAAACTGACACCCGAACAGGAAAAGATTCATGAGCTGGAAAAAAAGTTGAAGGATGCAGAATTAGAACGAGATATATTAAAAAAAGCAATCGGCATCTTCTCCAAGAGCGGTCGCTGAAATATAAATTCATAAAAAATAATGAATCTATTTTCCCGATTGAAAAGATGTGCAATGTTTTAAAACTATGTTCCAGTGGTTATTACAAATGGAAAAACAGGCCTTGCAGCAAGAAATTGCTTTTGAAGGAAAAAATAAAACAGCAAATCACTTCAATATATTTTTCATCAAAACAGCGCTATGGCAGCCCTAGGATTACGTCTGAGCTAAATTCCTTGGGTTACAAAATATCCCGAGTCACAGTGGCTAAATATATGAAAGAGCTTGGACTGCGAAGTAAACTGAGCAAGAAATTTAAAGTGACTACAAACTCTAAACACAATTATTTGGTGGTAGAAAATGTGCTGGACAGGAATTTTATAGCCGAAAAACCTGCGCAAGTTTGGGTTTCTGATATTACCTACATTCAAACCAAAGAAGGATTTTTGTACTTGACAACAGTGATTGATTTGTATGATCGGAAAATCATTGGATGGAGTTTAAGCAACGGAATGAGCACCGAAGAGACAAGTCTTTCTGCCTGGAAAATGGCTGTCAAAAACAGAAAAATAGGGGAAAGTCTAATTTTTCATAGCGACAGAGGCGTTCAATATGCAAGCAGAAAATTTGCAAATACTCTGGAATTTTATGGAGTTACAAGAAGCATGAGCCGGAGAGGAAATTGTTGGGATAACGCTGTGGCAGAGAGCTTTTTCAAATCTTTGAAAACAGAACTGATTTATGGAAACAAGCTTATTACAAAAGAAAAAATGGAGCTGGAAATATTTGAATATATTGAAATATGGTACAACAAAAAAAGACGCCACAGTGCCTTGAATTATCAAACTATTGAAGAGTTTAACAATCAAAACAAAATTTATCAAAATGTAGCTTAACTTATACTGGAAATTTTGTTTGCATATCCATTTATAGATAACAAATATAATTTCCCAACAGAATATTATTCTGAAAACGTGTCATATACAGAAGGAATAAATGAACCTAATACAGAACAAAGAGAAAAGGGGACAGGTACCGTAATAGAAATAGCAGTTTCTAAGGCTATTGCTATGCAAAACCATTATCTAAATAATAAAGATATTATTAACCCTACCAAATATAATAATTTAATTGCCAACGTATATTGGACAACCGACCCAAATCTTATAGGAAAAATAGAAATTACCAATCCTAGCCCTAGTAATTTAGAAGCTATTAAAGACTCTAAAATAAAAGTGTTTGTAGGAGATGGTAAAAGTGGAAATGCGGTAATTACATTGCATAATGGGTCTATCAATAATCCTGTCTATTGGAGCTGGCATATTTGGATAACGGATACTGCTATTGGCACAAAACAATATGTGACTACCCAAGGAGATTCTAATGCTCCTAATTATGTAAATTATGTACAGAATAGACCTTATGCTGTAAAAGCAACAGAATTTTTAGATAGAAATTTAGGAGCTATGAATGAATTACCAACATCAGCTACTAATTTAGGTTTAATAAAATCTGCTGCAGGGTTACATTATCAATGGGGTAGAAAAGATCCTCTTCCTGTTTTCAAAAATAGCGTAGATGAAAGTGAAAAACCAGTATATTTAGGTACTCCAAAAACAGATGGTTCAGGAGGATTTACTTATACAGAGCTTTCTAGAAATACCTACGAAACCAATGGAGGAGCTTATTTGAAAAAATATAATGATTATTCTGTTCTGGCTGGCGTAATTCCAACTGAT encodes:
- a CDS encoding IS3 family transposase (programmed frameshift), with protein sequence MKGERKIYDPAFKTKAVELSKERTNVSELARELGIAVTLLYKWRKEYEEFGERSFPGNGKLKLTPEQEKIHELEKKLKDAELERDIFKKSNRHLLQERSLKYKFIKNNESIFPIEKMCNVLKLCSSGYYKWKNRPCSKKLLLKEKIKQQITSIYFSSKQRYGSPRITSELNSLGYKISRVTVAKYMKELGLRSKLSKKFKVTTNSKHNYLVVENVLDRNFIAEKPAQVWVSDITYIQTKEGFLYLTTVIDLYDRKIIGWSLSNGMSTEETSLSAWKMAVKNRKIGESLIFHSDRGVQYASRKFANTLEFYGVTRSMSRRGNCWDNAVAESFFKSLKTELIYGNKLITKEKMELEIFEYIEIWYNKKRRHSALNYQTIEEFNNQNKIYQNVA
- a CDS encoding winged helix-turn-helix domain-containing protein; translated protein: MTEKLTLSQLRFLTLESQGLTKSYPFGKGKDAVLKALERLGYLQIDTLSIVERAHHHTLWTRIPDYKTEYLEELAEERKLFEYWFHAASYLPMKDFRFALPRMLEVKQSETHYYNADPKVMKYVLDTIRYEGPKKAKDFENETQKSGSWWSWKPTKIALERLFLQGDLMISSRKGMQKTYDLTENVLPQTINTIIPTDLEFAEYLVKTYLNGYGFTTTKQITHLKKGELIRKNIDKVLKSMLEEGTIQQVNIENTPPVFVQKCLLERTNKKISNIRLLSPFDNSIIHRDRIKQFFDFDYKIECYIPKEKRQFGYFCLPILFGDTFIGRVDCKAHRKEKVFELIHLHIETTNIDIELWKEQFMEVLKSFAIFNGCEHIKLTKVNPTKLTKLLT
- a CDS encoding SDR family oxidoreductase, giving the protein MQRFKDKCALITGGTNGMGFATAQQFINENGKVIITGRSAETVNKAVEQLGQNAFGIVSNAGSMQDIFRLQEQVKEHTENIDVLFVNAGYGKFASVENADGAHFDELFNMLVKGTFFTVQQMLPLMRNGSAIILNTSFVTEVGTANFSVYSAAKSAVQSFIKTFAADLTGKGIRVNGISPGHIKTNIFNNTGLNAEQIDGAIQNIVPAIPLKRLGEPSEIASAVLFLASEEASYIHGTELTVDAGISVIK
- a CDS encoding alpha/beta fold hydrolase, which translates into the protein MDKYIISSDSSNIHYKETAQNNDHITLVFVHGWLGNSNWWNEQEKYFKQTYNILQIDLGGHGKSDKSRKNWTSGQYTDDIKAVVNQLDSPEIILVGHSMSGAYVVEASIDLPQVKAIILVDTLKDLDQEFTPEQAEQFMFSSYRQDFKSAVENLLPQYLFVEKTPEHIKKQLQSEFLQNESDLAINALRPLYEMDIRKLAKQVNIPVRAINSDASPTNIKNNRKYFKNYDYKIIAETGHYPMLEKPAEFNQLLNEVINELK
- a CDS encoding methylated-DNA--[protein]-cysteine S-methyltransferase, which produces MNEQQQINYQRIAEAIEYIKSNFKTQPNLDEVAEQVHLSPFHFQRLFSDWAGTTPKKFLQYISIEHAKKLLKDQQATLFDTAFETGLSGTGRLHDLFINIEGMTPAEYKNGGKNLCINYSFAESPFGNLIVASTQKGVCYIAFDNDESKALNDLKQKFPNATFQRKLDWMQQNALFIFQNDWSKLPEIKLHLKGTDFQLKVWETLLKIPMGQLSTYGNIAEQIGNANASRAVGTAIGSNPVAFLIPCHRIIQSSGNIGGYMWGNTRKTAIIGWESAKTHTLEI
- a CDS encoding DUF3995 domain-containing protein, which produces MTTVIAIILFLIFLFISSIHFYWAFGGKWGSNAVLPTKDDGIKVLNPSILSTVIVAVGLLGFGLFILVMSGLITFNIPQWLSEYGLWIIASIFTLRAIGDFNYVGFFKQIKQTKFGKNDTKYFSPLCLTIGILTIILALTK
- a CDS encoding NAD-dependent epimerase/dehydratase family protein, which produces MTSKNLVLVSGANGHLGNNLVRLLIKKGFQVRASVRNIKNKDCFKDLDCEVVQADITDKVSFVKALQGVHTFYAVGASFKLWAKDPKKEIYDVNMNGTRNTIEAAAEAGVKRIVYVSSIAALDYTNLPTKESNGYNPDRRDMYYNSKNDGEKLAFQLAKELGIELVSVMPGAMIGSEAFLPLNVSYGVLGLILNKQIPMDTKITLNWVDVKDVAEGCYLAAEKGRSGERYILANEKCMTITDTTKLAQKLYPELKIKVPGSVPKFVLYVIAGVMELSAKISGKPPVLSVKDIAMFSGLQQNFDISKARNELGFNPKSPEKTVKEALAYLMENRNLL
- a CDS encoding Crp/Fnr family transcriptional regulator, whose protein sequence is MIEEEGKVPQYLYFVVSGFVRLFHYNDKGDEVTTHINCPPGFITSYSNFTNQTRSDENLECITDCELLRITKEDLDLLTQKSPAFKDFSFFVFQKSLSYNEKRAKELATLTAEKRYLKLMTEHPELLHNVPMQYIASFLGMNPKSLSRIRKQIFK